One Hyphomicrobium sp. CS1GBMeth3 DNA segment encodes these proteins:
- a CDS encoding thioesterase family protein, producing the protein MNLWLRLIWLFVTSRFRPRLELPGDASELTLRVLLNDLDISLHMNNGRYLAIMDLGRLDLLLRSPLGRAVWQHGWTPVASAVLIRFRRELRSFARYRLETRVVAWGADSVLIAQTFVFADGAHKGQTAARALVKGGLYDRKARRYVPMAELMRLVGVSGDSPPPSAETEAFLAADGAMREASRTRSPDSDENF; encoded by the coding sequence ATGAACCTCTGGCTGCGCCTCATCTGGTTGTTTGTGACATCCCGCTTCCGCCCGCGCCTCGAATTGCCGGGCGACGCCTCGGAGCTGACGTTGCGCGTGCTGTTGAATGATCTCGACATCAGCCTGCACATGAACAACGGGCGCTACCTCGCGATCATGGATCTCGGGCGCTTGGACCTGCTCTTACGCAGTCCGCTCGGGAGGGCCGTGTGGCAGCACGGCTGGACGCCGGTTGCCAGCGCGGTGTTGATCCGATTCCGGCGCGAGCTTCGCTCCTTTGCGCGCTATCGGCTTGAAACGCGCGTCGTCGCGTGGGGTGCGGATAGCGTGCTGATCGCGCAAACCTTCGTGTTCGCGGATGGGGCTCACAAAGGGCAAACGGCGGCGCGTGCGCTGGTCAAGGGCGGCCTCTACGACCGCAAGGCGCGCCGCTATGTGCCGATGGCGGAGCTTATGCGATTAGTCGGCGTTTCCGGCGACAGTCCGCCGCCGTCGGCCGAGACCGAGGCGTTTCTCGCGGCCGACGGCGCCATGCGCGAGGCGAGCCGCACGCGCAGTCCGGACTCGGACGAAAACTTCTAG